GATCGCGGCATAGGCATCGAACGCCTGCGGGGTGACGAAATCCTGCACCTTGGCGTGACGCGGCGTTGGCTGAAGATACTGGCCCATCGTCAGGAAATCGATGTCGGCCGAGCGCATGTCGTCCATCACCTGGTGCACTTCCAGCCGCTCCTCGCCGAGCCCGAGCATCACGCCCGACTTGGTGAAGATCGACGGATCCAGCTTCTTGACCGTCTCCAGCAGCCGGATCGAGGCATAATAGCGCGCGCCGGGGCGGATCGTCGGATAGAGCCTAGGCACCGTTTCCAGGTTGTGGTTGTAGACGTCGGGCCGCGCCGCGACGATCATCTCGATCGCCTGCTCATGCTTGTTACGGAAATCGGGGGTCAGGATCTCGATCGTGGTCGCCGGGCTCGCCTTGCGGATCGCCTCGATCACCTTGACGAACTGCTTCGCCCCGCCGTCGGGCAGGTCGTCGCGGTCGACCGAGGTGATCACGATATGCTCAAGCCCCATCTGCACCGCCGCTTCGGCGACGTTGTTGGGCTCCATCGGATCGACGGCGCGCGGCATGCCGGTCTTGACGTTGCAGAAGGCGCAGGCGCGGGTGCAGGTGTCGCCCAGGATCATCACCGTCGCGTGCTTCTTGCTCCAGCACTCGCCGATGTTCGGGCAGGCCGCTTCCTCGCACACCGTGGTCAGGCTCTTCGATCGCATCAGCGCGCGGGTTGCTGCAAAGCCGGCCGAAGTCGGCGCTTTCACGCGGATCCAGTCGGGCTTGCGCTGGCGTTCTGGACGGGCTTCGGGGATCGGGGCCATTTCGCTCATGGCGCGCAGATAGCGATCCCGCCCGCGGCTTGCCAGCCCCCACGGCCTGCGCCAATGGGACGCGCATGACTCACACCCACTTCTCCGATCTCATCGCCGGCTATCACCGGTTCCGCGCCGAGGAGTGGCCGCGCGAACATGCGCGCTGGGCGGAACTCAGCCGCGGCCAGAGCCCCAAG
This is a stretch of genomic DNA from Sphingomonas sp. BT-65. It encodes these proteins:
- the lipA gene encoding lipoyl synthase, giving the protein MSEMAPIPEARPERQRKPDWIRVKAPTSAGFAATRALMRSKSLTTVCEEAACPNIGECWSKKHATVMILGDTCTRACAFCNVKTGMPRAVDPMEPNNVAEAAVQMGLEHIVITSVDRDDLPDGGAKQFVKVIEAIRKASPATTIEILTPDFRNKHEQAIEMIVAARPDVYNHNLETVPRLYPTIRPGARYYASIRLLETVKKLDPSIFTKSGVMLGLGEERLEVHQVMDDMRSADIDFLTMGQYLQPTPRHAKVQDFVTPQAFDAYAAIARAKGFLLVASSPLTRSSYHAGDDFAKMRAAREAKLAKAAVPA